A DNA window from Ctenopharyngodon idella isolate HZGC_01 chromosome 10, HZGC01, whole genome shotgun sequence contains the following coding sequences:
- the rfx3 gene encoding transcription factor RFX3 isoform X2, producing the protein MQTPEAGADSTSNVPLQTSVPVQPAVSGQQVASQVPVQQQAQTVQQVQHVYQAQVQYVQEENNGVYTNGTIRTYSYSEPQLYNQNSGGNYFDTQGSSAQVSAVVTNHSMANNGNGNGALAMGLSGGQIISSSGAYLIGGNSMDGSAPHTAAQTTRASPATLQWLLDNYETAEGVSLPRSTLYNHYLRHCQEQKLDPVNAASFGKLIRSIFMGLRTRRLGTRGNSKYHYYGIRVKPDSPLNRLQEDMQYMALRQQPVQQKQRFKPVPKMDGVSGDNFSSGGQHTPSAAEQTFIAQSQHHQQFLDGSRALPEFVELDLGEPVEGVGLEDVKALQTLYREHCEAILDVVVNLQFNLIENLWQTFWRYSPSNSIEGVTITENSGMSEIEGRLPRARLILLCRNEDVLKWMNTCDHLMYQALVEILIPDVLRPIPSALTQAIRNFAKSLEGWLTNAMSSIPQRMIQTKVSAVSAFAQTLRRYTSLNHLAQAARAVLQNTSQINQMLSDLNRVDFANVQEQASWVCQCEEGVVQRLEQDFKATLQQQSSLEQWAAWLDNVVTEVLKPYEDKPSLPKAARQFLLKWSFYSSMVIRDLTLRSAASFGSFHLIRLLYDEYMFYLVEHRVAQATGETPIGVMGEFQDLNTMSPANIDKDEVSEMDSDLDEEIEESDEPLAKREKAETEVIQVLQVGAMEDGSSAVVGVVQPSMLSSLPQTAGNHTEHILSSTGTSTIRHCSSVGNTYASV; encoded by the exons ATGCAGACCCCAGAGGCCGGCGCTGACTCCACGTCCAACGTGCCCCTCCAGACCAGCGTGCCTGTGCAGCCTGCGGTCAGTGGCCAGCAGGTGGCGTCTCAGGTGCCCGTCCAGCAACAG GCGCAGACTGTTCAACAGGTCCAGCATGTGTATCAAGCACAGGTGCAGTACGTTCAGGAGGAAAACAACGGCGTTTACACCAACGGAACCAT ACGGACGTATTCATATTCAGAACCGCAGCTGTACAACCAGAACAGCGGCGGGAACTACTTCGACACGCAGGGCAGCTCGGCTCAGGTGAGCGCGGTGGTGACCAATCACAGCATGGCTAACAACGGCAACGGGAACGGCGCTCTGGCCATGGGGCTGTCGGGAGGCCAGATCATCAGCAGCTCTGGAGCGTATCTGATTGGAGGAAACTCCATGGATGGCTCCGCCCCTCACACTGCGGCTCAGACCACCAGAGCCTCCCCCGCCACG CTGCAATGGCTGCTGGATAATTACGAGACGGCCGAGGGCGTGAGTCTGCCCCGCTCCACCCTCTACAATCACTACCTGCGGCACTGTCAGGAGCAGAAACTGGACCCTGTCAATGCCGCGTCCTTCGGGAAGCTCATCCGCTCCATCTTCATGGGGTTGCGAACCCGCCGCTTAGGAACCCG AGGGAACTCGAAGTATCACTATTACGGGATCCGCGTGAAGCCGGACTCTCCTCTGAACCGGTTGCAGGAGGACATGCAGTACATGGCGTTGAGACAGCAGCCTGTCCAGCAGAAGCAGAG ATTCAAGCCAGTGCCGAAGATGGACGGTGTTTCAGGGGACAACTTCTCCAGCGGGGGGCAGCACACGCCCAGTGCTGCGGAGCAGACCTTCATCGCTCAGAGCCAGCACCATCAGCAGTTCTTGG ACGGGTCCAGAGCTCTGCCAGAGTTTGTTGAACTTGACCTCGGAGAGCCTGTTGAAGGGGTCGGCCTGGAGGACGTCAAAGCCCTTCAGACGCTGTACAGAGAACACTGCGAG GCCATTTTGGACGTAGTGGTGAACCTTCAGTTCAATCTAATCGAGAACTTGTGGCAGACTTTCTGGCGCTATTCTCCATCCAACTCCATAGAGGGCGtcaccatcacagaaaacag CGGTATGAGCGAGATCGAGGGCCGCCTGCCGCGGGCCAGACTGATTCTGCTCTGCCGGAATGAGGATGTGCTGAAGTGGATGAACACCTGTGATCACCTGATGTATCAGGCCCTCGTGGAGATCCTCATCCCTGACGTTCTGAGACCCATTCCTA GTGCCTTGACTCAAGCCATCCGTAATTTTGCCAAAAGCCTTGAGGGCTGGCTCACCAACGCCATGAGCAGCATTCCCCAGAGGATGATCCAGACCAAG GTTTCCGCTGTTAGTGCCTTCGCTCAGACCCTCCGCAGATACACATCTCTGAACCATCTGGCGCAGGCGGCACGTGCAGTCCTGCAAAACACCTCACAGATCAACCAGATGCTCAGCGACCTCAACCGTGTGGACTTCGCCAATGTGCAG GAGCAGGCCTCATGGGTGTGCCAGTGCGAAGAGGGCGTAGTTCAACGCCTTGAGCAGGATTTCAAGGCCACCCTCCAGCAGCAGAGCTCCTTGGAACAGTGGGCTGCTTGGCTGGACAACGTGGTCACTGAAGTACTCAAGCCGTACGAGGATAAACCCTCCCTCCCCAAAGCTGCACGCCAGTTCCTGCTCAAGTGGTCCTTCTACAG CTCTATGGTCATCAGAGATTTGACCCTTCGCAGCGCAGCAAGTTTCGGCTCTTTCCACTTGATCCGGCTGCTGTACGATGAGTACATGTTCTACCTGGTGGAGCACCGAGTCGCCCAGGCCACGGGAGAGACGCCCATCGGAGTTATGGGAGAG TTTCAGGACCTGAACACCATGTCACCTGCCAACATCGACAAAG ATGAGGTGAGCGAGATGGACAGCGATTTGGACGAGGAGATCGAGGAGTCGGACGAGCCACTGGCCAAGCGGGAGAAAGCGGAGACCGAGGTGATTCAGGTGCTGCAGGTGGGCGCCATGGAGGACGGCAGCAGCGCGGTGGTGGGCGTCGTTCAGCCCAGCATGCTCAGCTCTTTGCCCCAGACCGCCGGCAATCACACCGAGCACATCCTCAGCTCGACCGGAACCAGCACCATCCGCCACTGCAGCAGCGTGGGAAACACGTACGCCTCGGTGTGA
- the rfx3 gene encoding transcription factor RFX3 isoform X1, whose product MQTPEAGADSTSNVPLQTSVPVQPAVSGQQVASQVPVQQQAQTVQQVQHVYQAQVQYVQEENNGVYTNGTIRTYSYSEPQLYNQNSGGNYFDTQGSSAQVSAVVTNHSMANNGNGNGALAMGLSGGQIISSSGAYLIGGNSMDGSAPHTAAQTTRASPATIEMAIETLQKSEGLSSQRSSLLNSHLQWLLDNYETAEGVSLPRSTLYNHYLRHCQEQKLDPVNAASFGKLIRSIFMGLRTRRLGTRGNSKYHYYGIRVKPDSPLNRLQEDMQYMALRQQPVQQKQRFKPVPKMDGVSGDNFSSGGQHTPSAAEQTFIAQSQHHQQFLDGSRALPEFVELDLGEPVEGVGLEDVKALQTLYREHCEAILDVVVNLQFNLIENLWQTFWRYSPSNSIEGVTITENSGMSEIEGRLPRARLILLCRNEDVLKWMNTCDHLMYQALVEILIPDVLRPIPSALTQAIRNFAKSLEGWLTNAMSSIPQRMIQTKVSAVSAFAQTLRRYTSLNHLAQAARAVLQNTSQINQMLSDLNRVDFANVQEQASWVCQCEEGVVQRLEQDFKATLQQQSSLEQWAAWLDNVVTEVLKPYEDKPSLPKAARQFLLKWSFYSSMVIRDLTLRSAASFGSFHLIRLLYDEYMFYLVEHRVAQATGETPIGVMGEFQDLNTMSPANIDKDEVSEMDSDLDEEIEESDEPLAKREKAETEVIQVLQVGAMEDGSSAVVGVVQPSMLSSLPQTAGNHTEHILSSTGTSTIRHCSSVGNTYASV is encoded by the exons ATGCAGACCCCAGAGGCCGGCGCTGACTCCACGTCCAACGTGCCCCTCCAGACCAGCGTGCCTGTGCAGCCTGCGGTCAGTGGCCAGCAGGTGGCGTCTCAGGTGCCCGTCCAGCAACAG GCGCAGACTGTTCAACAGGTCCAGCATGTGTATCAAGCACAGGTGCAGTACGTTCAGGAGGAAAACAACGGCGTTTACACCAACGGAACCAT ACGGACGTATTCATATTCAGAACCGCAGCTGTACAACCAGAACAGCGGCGGGAACTACTTCGACACGCAGGGCAGCTCGGCTCAGGTGAGCGCGGTGGTGACCAATCACAGCATGGCTAACAACGGCAACGGGAACGGCGCTCTGGCCATGGGGCTGTCGGGAGGCCAGATCATCAGCAGCTCTGGAGCGTATCTGATTGGAGGAAACTCCATGGATGGCTCCGCCCCTCACACTGCGGCTCAGACCACCAGAGCCTCCCCCGCCACG ATTGAAATGGCGATTGAGACGCTCCAAAAGTCTGAAGGTTTATCCAGTCAGAGAAGTTCGCTGCTCAACAGCCAT CTGCAATGGCTGCTGGATAATTACGAGACGGCCGAGGGCGTGAGTCTGCCCCGCTCCACCCTCTACAATCACTACCTGCGGCACTGTCAGGAGCAGAAACTGGACCCTGTCAATGCCGCGTCCTTCGGGAAGCTCATCCGCTCCATCTTCATGGGGTTGCGAACCCGCCGCTTAGGAACCCG AGGGAACTCGAAGTATCACTATTACGGGATCCGCGTGAAGCCGGACTCTCCTCTGAACCGGTTGCAGGAGGACATGCAGTACATGGCGTTGAGACAGCAGCCTGTCCAGCAGAAGCAGAG ATTCAAGCCAGTGCCGAAGATGGACGGTGTTTCAGGGGACAACTTCTCCAGCGGGGGGCAGCACACGCCCAGTGCTGCGGAGCAGACCTTCATCGCTCAGAGCCAGCACCATCAGCAGTTCTTGG ACGGGTCCAGAGCTCTGCCAGAGTTTGTTGAACTTGACCTCGGAGAGCCTGTTGAAGGGGTCGGCCTGGAGGACGTCAAAGCCCTTCAGACGCTGTACAGAGAACACTGCGAG GCCATTTTGGACGTAGTGGTGAACCTTCAGTTCAATCTAATCGAGAACTTGTGGCAGACTTTCTGGCGCTATTCTCCATCCAACTCCATAGAGGGCGtcaccatcacagaaaacag CGGTATGAGCGAGATCGAGGGCCGCCTGCCGCGGGCCAGACTGATTCTGCTCTGCCGGAATGAGGATGTGCTGAAGTGGATGAACACCTGTGATCACCTGATGTATCAGGCCCTCGTGGAGATCCTCATCCCTGACGTTCTGAGACCCATTCCTA GTGCCTTGACTCAAGCCATCCGTAATTTTGCCAAAAGCCTTGAGGGCTGGCTCACCAACGCCATGAGCAGCATTCCCCAGAGGATGATCCAGACCAAG GTTTCCGCTGTTAGTGCCTTCGCTCAGACCCTCCGCAGATACACATCTCTGAACCATCTGGCGCAGGCGGCACGTGCAGTCCTGCAAAACACCTCACAGATCAACCAGATGCTCAGCGACCTCAACCGTGTGGACTTCGCCAATGTGCAG GAGCAGGCCTCATGGGTGTGCCAGTGCGAAGAGGGCGTAGTTCAACGCCTTGAGCAGGATTTCAAGGCCACCCTCCAGCAGCAGAGCTCCTTGGAACAGTGGGCTGCTTGGCTGGACAACGTGGTCACTGAAGTACTCAAGCCGTACGAGGATAAACCCTCCCTCCCCAAAGCTGCACGCCAGTTCCTGCTCAAGTGGTCCTTCTACAG CTCTATGGTCATCAGAGATTTGACCCTTCGCAGCGCAGCAAGTTTCGGCTCTTTCCACTTGATCCGGCTGCTGTACGATGAGTACATGTTCTACCTGGTGGAGCACCGAGTCGCCCAGGCCACGGGAGAGACGCCCATCGGAGTTATGGGAGAG TTTCAGGACCTGAACACCATGTCACCTGCCAACATCGACAAAG ATGAGGTGAGCGAGATGGACAGCGATTTGGACGAGGAGATCGAGGAGTCGGACGAGCCACTGGCCAAGCGGGAGAAAGCGGAGACCGAGGTGATTCAGGTGCTGCAGGTGGGCGCCATGGAGGACGGCAGCAGCGCGGTGGTGGGCGTCGTTCAGCCCAGCATGCTCAGCTCTTTGCCCCAGACCGCCGGCAATCACACCGAGCACATCCTCAGCTCGACCGGAACCAGCACCATCCGCCACTGCAGCAGCGTGGGAAACACGTACGCCTCGGTGTGA